CTTGCCTATTGTATCAATTACTTCAATAGCCTTATGCCCAACAACAATGATCTGATTTTTGCATGCAAGACCTTGCTTAACAGATTCTGATATTCTTTTTACAGAAGGTATTCCCCAGACTTTATGCAGTACTTTCTGCGATTCTGTTTTAAGCCTTTTTCCATGACCAGCTGCAAGAATTATTGAAACAATATTCTTTGAATAATCAATGTTATCCGAATATTCTGATATGTATTTCTGGATTTCTTTATTATTATTAACCATAAACTTATTGCTAACTATATGTTTAACGAATTATAATATATATAGGTATTAGTGTCCAATGAAAATTGCTTTGTCATTTATCCATTTCTGACTTATAATCAAAAAGGGTTGGTTATGAATATAAGACTAAAAGATATCTCGAAAGTATTAAAAGAGAGAAACGGAGTTGAGAAAGTTATCCTTGATAAGGTTAATCTTGAAATTAACGAAGGAGAAATTGCATGTATTATGGGTCCTTCAGAGTCTGGGAAAACGTATCTATTAAAAGTACTTGCTGGTTTAGAACCCTTTGATAGTGGAGACATATTTATTGATAACATTCACGTGGATCATCTTCCTAAAGATAAATGGCCTATTTGCACAGTATATGAGGATTACTTTTCCTATAAAAAGTGGAGAAAACGTAAATTCTCACTCCCTTATTTTTTAGCCATTAGGAAATGGAGAAAAAACACAATACCTGAAAGGGTGAAAACTGTTACAAATTTTATGTGTATTAATAAAATGGAACTATTAGATAAAATGCCGCATAAACTATCTAAAGGCGAGCAACAGAAGTTAGATATTTCAAGATATTTAATAACAAAACATCATGCCTATTTATTTGATAACCCTCTTGCTGCGCTTGATACAAGGACAAAACTTGAAGTACAACAGCAGTTAAGACAGATTATAAAAACTCTAAATGTTCCAAGTGTGTATGTCAGCTATATGCTGGATGAAGCCAAGGCTCTGAGTGATAAGATTATCATAATGAATGAAGGCAAAATCGAACAGATAGGAAAATACGCCGAAATCGTTTCACATCCTGCTAATCACTTTGTATCTGATTTTATTGGATGTCTTTCCTGATTGATTTTTACAGAATTCCTTTTATTACTCTATCAGCTTTATTTCTTAATTTGTTATCAGTTGAAGTCTTAAGTATTTCTGCAGCAACTCGAACCAGTTCCCTTCTCGCTATTTGCACACTAGCCGAATCTGAGGAGTTGTATAATGATTCCCACAGTATCAGAGCAGTGCCTAGATCCCCTGCTCGGGCTTTTGCTAAAGCTTGCATTCTTTTTAAAAACATTGGACTGTCTTTTACTTCTGAGGCGAGAGCAAAGTACTTAGCGGATTTATCATAATTTTTCATATTATGCATACTTACAACTCCTGCGAACATAGGTATACGCCAACCTATATTGGGATTGTGAGCAATAGCTTTATCAAATAGTATTAAGGATTTTGCAGGAGCCTTGTTTGATATTACCAATCCACCAAATGTGTATGCTGTAGTAAACAAAGGATCCAGATCTGTTACTCTTTCAAACATTTGATAGATTATATCAGCTGATTCAACATCCATTTTTTCCACACCCGCCATGTATTGTATTGTTTTAATCCATAATACGTCTGAAGCAATATTATCAAAACCCAATGCAGGTCGCTGAATAAACCTGTCCGCTAACCCAGCATCCTCTTTTATGTCATTTAGAATATTTCCCAGCGGCATTAACCCAACAAGTAACATAATTGCTATAATTATCTGAATTGAGACTTTTGAAGATTTCATAATTATTTCTCCTTGTTTTTTTTGTTTATGCAAAATCTTTATTCTTAAATATTGCGAGTGAAACCAGCAACATTATCGCAGTATATATAGCTCCATACAGAATAACACCAAATATCAATCCCCATGGAACATAAATTCCATGAGCGACTGGAGCCTTTATATTGAAGTACTGAAAGTTCGGTAATGCATAGTAGAGAAGTAGTCCTGCGAACTTAGTTACTACATTACCTGCCTTTTCCACTAGAAATGGTATCTGATAGGACAGATGTCCGGCTATATAAACCACTATAGCTAATATGGAACTTACCATGGATGAACAAAAAGTAGAAAAAAGTACAGACACTGCTACCAGAATCATGGCTTCAAAACAGATAAGTATCAATGGCTTAAACATAACTAAATTTAGAGCGTGAGTTTTTATAGCTAGGATTACTATAAACCCTACAGCCATTATAGCTATTGAAAGTAATGCAACGTATACTGCTCCCAGGAATTGTCCAAGGATAAATTCATGCTTTCTTACAGGTTTTGATATTAATGTTTGAATCGTTCTTGATTCTATCTCCGTTGGAATAGCTGTAGAACCCACCATAATTGATATTAGCATTGCTGCTACAGCAATGCCTGCCAAGCCAATATCTTTCATAAGCTTTGTCTCTTCACCTGCTGTAACTGCACTATACAATGTAGAATATGCTATAGCAAACAAACAAAAAACGACTATTACATAGAGAATTCTACTTTTTATCACCCTTTGATATACACCTTGCGCAATCGTTAAGATAATGTTCATGCTTTCTCTCCTCCCTTTTTTTCTATTGATTTCAAAAAATACTCTTCTAATGATTCCTTGTGTGACGTTACAGAGATTCTTTTCCCATTATTAGCTTCCATTATATCTTCAATCTCCGAAACTTGCCCTATGTCATTAACAGTAACAGTCACTATAT
This bacterium DNA region includes the following protein-coding sequences:
- a CDS encoding ABC transporter ATP-binding protein, which produces MNIRLKDISKVLKERNGVEKVILDKVNLEINEGEIACIMGPSESGKTYLLKVLAGLEPFDSGDIFIDNIHVDHLPKDKWPICTVYEDYFSYKKWRKRKFSLPYFLAIRKWRKNTIPERVKTVTNFMCINKMELLDKMPHKLSKGEQQKLDISRYLITKHHAYLFDNPLAALDTRTKLEVQQQLRQIIKTLNVPSVYVSYMLDEAKALSDKIIIMNEGKIEQIGKYAEIVSHPANHFVSDFIGCLS
- a CDS encoding ABC transporter permease subunit produces the protein MNIILTIAQGVYQRVIKSRILYVIVVFCLFAIAYSTLYSAVTAGEETKLMKDIGLAGIAVAAMLISIMVGSTAIPTEIESRTIQTLISKPVRKHEFILGQFLGAVYVALLSIAIMAVGFIVILAIKTHALNLVMFKPLILICFEAMILVAVSVLFSTFCSSMVSSILAIVVYIAGHLSYQIPFLVEKAGNVVTKFAGLLLYYALPNFQYFNIKAPVAHGIYVPWGLIFGVILYGAIYTAIMLLVSLAIFKNKDFA